The Thalassophryne amazonica chromosome 6, fThaAma1.1, whole genome shotgun sequence genome includes a region encoding these proteins:
- the borcs6 gene encoding BLOC-1-related complex subunit 6 isoform X1, with the protein MSLSTVIGTDVPDIANGIVTPLSLENGPHVPVGVKLGHSRVCCDVEASGDASFGQTEEKRDMESRVYMGEVQLDTETDINDRTSSLSLHTLHVTNTGDSKSKGMDSPVEPPDTALPWDSVHHTPPKYSSQGGDLSTAGRQQAEKQTVDGGTDKQEEGEKEKQDEEDDEKNEMKWRTQHAGERTEAESSQQYSSSAPGPSTPSSSSPPPPLLPSDDAPCPPHVMAQVWVRNVRGMQDSKSLDEISQACGGGLGARGGARGGQSEGRRATISSALELEGTVSHDGDLTNFITKNLEQKIKMSSKPSLDCSDSDCSGPIYRSQGLSRRPADIPPIDPAVLVDLQRHTQEVAHSVEMMMRSLNGTIQNMTALSVGYIQTYRDSVDSLGESVDMSIKGMYTLMARCEELDRSMQPIHTLAAQIREIKRTLDVLEAICK; encoded by the exons ATGAGTCTCTCCACTGTGATTGGCACTGATGTGCCAGACATAGCTAACGGGATTGTGACGCCCCTGTCTTTGGAAAATGGACCTCATGTCCCGGTCGGTGTAAAGCTAGGGCACAGCAGAGTCTGCTGCGATGTGGAGGCTTCAGGTGACGCATCCTTTGGACAGACAGAAGAGAAAAGGGACATGGAAAGCAGAGTTTACATGGGGGAAGTCCAGCTGGACACAGAGACTGATATTAATGACAGAACATCCAGTTTATCATTACACACTCTTCATGTGACAAACACAGGAGATTCAAAATCCAAAGGCATGGACTCACCTGTTGAGCCTCCTGACACTGCTCTGCCATGGGACTCTGTGCATCACACACCCCCTAAATACTCATCTCAGGGAGGAGACTTGTCCACAGCAGGTAGACAGCAAGCAGAAAAGCAGACTGTGGATGGTGGCACTGACAAACAAGAGGAGGGAGAAAAGGAGAAACAGGACGAGGAGGATGATGAGAAGAACGAGATGAAGTGGAGGACCCAGCATGCTGGAGAGAGGACGGAGGCTGAG TCGTCACAACAGTACTCTTCTTCAGCTCCTGGTCCAAGCACCCCTTCATCTTCgtctcctccacctcctcttctTCCTTCAGATGATGCCCCCTGTCCTCCACATGTCATGGCCCAGGTCTGGGTCCGTAACGTCCGGGGGATGCAGGACAGCAAAAGCCTGGATGAAATCAGCCAAGCATGTGGTG GTGGTTTAGGGGCTCGAGGAGGGGCCAGGGGTGGCCAGTCAGAGGGCCGACGGGCCACGATCTCTTCAGCTCTGGAGCTGGAAGGAACAGTCAGCCACGACGGAGATCTGACCAACTTCATCACCAAGAACCTGGAGCAGAAAATCAAGATGAGCTCAAAACCCAGTCTGGACTGTAGTGACT CGGACTGCTCGGGTCCCATCTAccggagccaggggttgtcccgGAGACCAGCAGATATCCCACCCATTGATCCTGCTGTCTTGGTGGACCTTCAGAGACACACCCAGGAAGTGGCGCACAGCGTGGAGATGATGATGCGAAGCCTCAACGGAACCATCCAGAAC ATGACGGCTCTCAGTGTCGGTTACATCCAGACCTACAGGGACTCTGTGGACAGCCTGGGAGAGTCTGTGGACATGAGCATAaag GGGATGTACACGCTGATGGCTCGCTGCGAGGAGTTGGATCGCTCCATGCAGCCCATACACACACTGGCTGCACAGATCCGTGAAATCAAACGCACCCTGGACGTTTTGGAGGCTATCTGCAAGTAG
- the borcs6 gene encoding BLOC-1-related complex subunit 6 isoform X2: MSLSTVIGTDVPDIANGIVTPLSLENGPHVPVGVKLGHSRVCCDVEASGDASFGQTEEKRDMESRVYMGEVQLDTETDINDRTSSLSLHTLHVTNTGDSKSKGMDSPVEPPDTALPWDSVHHTPPKYSSQGGDLSTAGRQQAEKQTVDGGTDKQEEGEKEKQDEEDDEKNEMKWRTQHAGERTEAESSQQYSSSAPGPSTPSSSSPPPPLLPSDDAPCPPHVMAQVWVRNVRGMQDSKSLDEISQACGGGLGARGGARGGQSEGRRATISSALELEGTVSHDGDLTNFITKNLEQKIKMSSKPSLDCSDSDCSGPIYRSQGLSRRPADIPPIDPAVLVDLQRHTQEVAHSVEMMMRSLNGTIQNMTALSVGYIQTYRDSVDSLGESVDMSIKGMYTLMARCEELDRSMQPIHTLAAQIREIKRTLDVLEAICK, encoded by the exons ATGAGTCTCTCCACTGTGATTGGCACTGATGTGCCAGACATAGCTAACGGGATTGTGACGCCCCTGTCTTTGGAAAATGGACCTCATGTCCCGGTCGGTGTAAAGCTAGGGCACAGCAGAGTCTGCTGCGATGTGGAGGCTTCAGGTGACGCATCCTTTGGACAGACAGAAGAGAAAAGGGACATGGAAAGCAGAGTTTACATGGGGGAAGTCCAGCTGGACACAGAGACTGATATTAATGACAGAACATCCAGTTTATCATTACACACTCTTCATGTGACAAACACAGGAGATTCAAAATCCAAAGGCATGGACTCACCTGTTGAGCCTCCTGACACTGCTCTGCCATGGGACTCTGTGCATCACACACCCCCTAAATACTCATCTCAGGGAGGAGACTTGTCCACAGCAGGTAGACAGCAAGCAGAAAAGCAGACTGTGGATGGTGGCACTGACAAACAAGAGGAGGGAGAAAAGGAGAAACAGGACGAGGAGGATGATGAGAAGAACGAGATGAAGTGGAGGACCCAGCATGCTGGAGAGAGGACGGAGGCTGAG TCGTCACAACAGTACTCTTCTTCAGCTCCTGGTCCAAGCACCCCTTCATCTTCgtctcctccacctcctcttctTCCTTCAGATGATGCCCCCTGTCCTCCACATGTCATGGCCCAGGTCTGGGTCCGTAACGTCCGGGGGATGCAGGACAGCAAAAGCCTGGATGAAATCAGCCAAGCATGTGGTG GTGGTTTAGGGGCTCGAGGAGGGGCCAGGGGTGGCCAGTCAGAGGGCCGACGGGCCACGATCTCTTCAGCTCTGGAGCTGGAAGGAACAGTCAGCCACGACGGAGATCTGACCAACTTCATCACCAAGAACCTGGAGCAGAAAATCAAGATGAGCTCAAAACCCAGTCTGGACTGTAGTGACT CGGACTGCTCGGGTCCCATCTAccggagccaggggttgtcccgGAGACCAGCAGATATCCCACCCATTGATCCTGCTGTCTTGGTGGACCTTCAGAGACACACCCAGGAAGTGGCGCACAGCGTGGAGATGATGATGCGAAGCCTCAACGGAACCATCCAGAAC ATGACGGCTCTCAGTGTCGGTTACATCCAGACCTACAGGGACTCTGTGGACAGCCTGGGAGAGTCTGTGGACATGAGCATAaag GGGATGTACACGCTGATGGCTCGCTGCGAGGAGTTGGATCGCTCCATGCAGCCCATACACACACTGGCTGCACAGATCCGTGAAATCAAACGCACCCTGGACGTTTTGGAGGCTATCTGCAA GTAG